In one window of Gossypium arboreum isolate Shixiya-1 chromosome 4, ASM2569848v2, whole genome shotgun sequence DNA:
- the LOC108459941 gene encoding uncharacterized protein LOC108459941, which translates to MGSSALNQKSNFNARSNSLPSRPHPLIPQIDEHLRRLKSDESAASLSSITGKLSGLRDLYELVHSLLITQKSLAQNYNGNNELLLNGSLKLLDVCGLAKDVLLQAKEDTQQLQSSFRRRRSGDDAVFANEAKAYLASRKKANKLINKSLRDLKISKCVFADVDEPTCSMLRDVEGVTFAVFESVFSYITATMPEPKSNNWSLVSKLMHSKRVTCEGRVSGTNEFERVNAMLCGLIGYKSKKCGDMSNENAVIELQKLETSIEDVEDGIECVLRLLIKTRVSILNILSH; encoded by the coding sequence ATGGGTTCTTCAGCTTTGAACCAAAAATCCAATTTCAATGCTCGTTCAAACAGTTTGCCTTCTAGACCTCATCCACTTATTCCTCAAATAGATGAGCATTTACGTAGGCTAAAATCCGATGAATCCGCCGCTTCTTTATCGTCGATTACCGGAAAACTAAGTGGTCTAAGAGATCTGTATGAGTTGGTTCATAGTTTGCTTATCACACAAAAATCCTTAGCCCAAAACTACAATGGCAATAATGAGTTGTTGCTGAATGGATCTCTTAAGCTATTGGATGTTTGTGGTTTAGCCAAGGATGTTTTGTTGCAGGCCAAGGAAGATACCCAACAACTTCAATCGAGTTTCCGAAGACGAAGAAGCGGCGACGATGCCGTTTTCGCAAACGAAGCTAAGGCTTACTTAGCATCAAGGAAGAAAGCAAACAAGTTAATAAACAAGTCTTTGAGAGATTTAAAGATCAGTAAATGTGTCTTTGCTGATGTTGATGAACCTACATGTAGCATGTTGAGAGATGTTGAAGGGGTTACTTTTGCAGTGTTCGAATCGGTTTTTTCCTATATAACAGCGACAATGCCGGAACCGAAATCGAACAACTGGTCCTTGGTGTCGAAGTTGATGCACTCGAAACGTGTAACCTGTGAGGGACGAGTTTCGGGGACGAACGAATTCGAGAGAGTGAATGCAATGTTGTGTGGTCTAATTGGGTATAAGAGTAAGAAATGTGGTGATATGAGCAATGAGAATGCAGTGATTGAGTTGCAGAAACTTGAGACAAGCATTGAAGATGTTGAAGATGGAATTGAATGTGTGCTTAGGCTTTTGATTAAAACTAGAGTTTCGATTCTCAATATCCTTAGCCATTGA
- the LOC108460041 gene encoding uncharacterized protein LOC108460041 — protein MGSSALNKKSNFKARSNSLPSRPHPLIPQIDEHLRRLKSDESATSSWVITGKLSGLRDLYELVHSLLQLPITQKSLAQNCNDNNELLLNGSLKLLDICGLAKDALLQAKEDTQQLQSSFRRRRSDDPIFANDAKAYLASRKKANKLINKSLRDLKINKCGLADVDEATCSMLRDVEGVTFTVLESVFSYITVTMPEPKSTNWSLVSKLVHSKCVTCKGRGSETNDFERVNALLCGLIGYKSKKCGDMSNENAVIELQRLETSIEDVEDGIECVLRLLIKTRVSILNILSH, from the coding sequence ATGGGTTCTTCAGCTTTGAATAAAAAATCCAATTTCAAAGCTCGTTCAAACAGCTTGCCTTCTAGACCTCATCCACTTATTCCTCAAATAGATGAGCATTTACGTAGGCTAAAATCTGATGAATCAGCCACTTCTTCATGGGTTATTACTGGAAAACTAAGTGGTCTAAGAGATCTGTATGAGTTGGTTCATAGTTTGCTTCAATTACCTATCACACAAAAATCCTTAGCCCAAAACTGCAATGACAACAATGAGTTGTTGTTGAATGGATCCCTTAAGCTGTTGGATATTTGTGGTTTAGCCAAGGATGCTTTGTTGCAGGCCAAGGAAGATACCCAACAACTTCAATCGAGTTTCCGAAGACGAAGAAGTGACGATCCCATTTTCGCAAACGATGCTAAGGCCTACTTAGCATCAAGGAAGAAAGCAAACAAGTTAATAAACAAATCTTTGAGAGATTTAAAGATCAATAAATGTGGGCTTGCTGATGTTGATGAAGCTACATGTAGCATGTTAAGAGATGTTGAAGGGGTTACTTTCACGGTGCTCGAATCGGTTTTTTCTTATATAACTGTGACGATGCCGGAACCAAAATCGACCAACTGGTCTTTGGTGTCAAAGTTGGTGCACTCGAAATGTGTAACGTGCAAGGGACGAGGTTCGGAGACGAATGACTTCGAGAGAGTGAATGCATTGTTGTGTGGTCTAATTGGTTATAAAAGTAAGAAATGTGGTGATATGAGCAATGAGAATGCAGTGATTGAGTTGCAGAGACTTGAGACAAGCATTGAAGATGTTGAAGATGGAATTGAATGTGTGCTTAGGCTTTTGATTAAAACTAGAGTTTCTATTCTCAATATCCTCAGCCATTAA
- the LOC108458962 gene encoding O-fucosyltransferase 16, with translation SGGNLGRDLWSWSQSTFYYGCSNASKTFQTANRKKLPDRYLLIATSGGLNQQRTGIIDAVVAAYILNATLVIPRLDQQSYWKDTSCFAEIFDVNWFISYLSRDVEIIKELPPKGGKAWIPRTIRVPRKCDPTCYETRVLPVLNRTQAVELTKFDYRLSNRLDTELQKLRCRVNYHALRFTDPILKMGKLLVERMKMKAKHFIALHLRFEPDMLAFSGCYYGGGDKERAELGAIRKRWKTLHASNPEKVRRKGKCPLTPEEVGLMLRALGFGSDVHIYVASGDVYGGEESLAPLKGLFPNFHSKQTIATKEELAQFSSFSGRMAALDYIVCDETDVFVANNNGNMARMLAGRRRYFGHKPTIRPNARKLYKLFLDRNNMTWEEFSSRVRTYQIGFMGEPNEMKPGKGEFHENPDSCLCQARGIETIEEKNRKDAVEMSDEYQSIEDPDWIDVDYLYKIEEFMSD, from the exons AGTGGAGGAAATCTAGGTCGTGATTTATGGAGTTGGAGCCAATCGACGTTCTACTATGGATGCAGTAACGCTTCGAAAACGTTTCAAA CTGCTAATAGGAAAAAACTTCCCGACCGATACTTGTTGATTGCTACCAGTGGAGGGTTAAATCAACAGCGAACAGGG ATAATAGACGCTGTTGTTGCAGCATATATATTAAACGCAACTCTGGTTATTCCCAGGCTAGACCAGCAATCATATTGGAAAGATACCAG TTGTTTTGCTGAAATATTCGATGTCAACTGGTTCATTTCGTATCTCTCTCGGGATGTTGAAATCATCAAAGAGCTACCACCAAAGGGAGGTAAAGCTTGGATTCCACGAACCATTCGTGTTCCAAGGAAGTGTGATCCAACATGCTACGAGACTCGTGTTCTACCTGTTCTAAATAGAACACAG GCTGTTGAGCTTACAAAGTTTGATTATAGGCTTTCAAACAGGTTAGACACAGAATTACAAAAACTAAGATGTAGGGTAAACTATCATGCTTTAAGGTTCACAGATCCCATTCTCAAAATGGGTAAACTCTTGGTTGAAAGGATGAAGATGAAAGCCAAACATTTCATTGCCTTGCACTTGAG GTTTGAACCTGATATGCTTGCATTTTCCGGATGTTATTATGGTGGAGGAGATAAAGAAAGGGCTGAACTCGGAGCAATTCGGAAAAGGTGGAAAACTTTACAT GCAAGCAACCCTGAAAAAGTAAGAAGGAAAGGAAAATGCCCGCTGACACCGGAGGAAGTTGGTCTAATGCTAAGAGCATTGGGGTTTGGAAGTGATGTTCACATTTACGTCGCGTCAGGTGATGTATATGGAGGTGAAGAGTCATTGGCTCCACTCAAAGGACTCTTCCCTAATTTTCATTCAAAACAAACTATAGCTACCAAGGAGGAGTTGGCACAATTTTCTTCATTTTCAGGTCGTATGGCCGCATTGGATTATATTGTTTGCGATGAAACCGATGTCTTCGTCGCAAACAACAACGGAAACATGGCTAGAATGTTAGCTGGTCGGAG GAGATACTTTGGACACAAACCAACAATCCGACCTAATGCTAGGAAGCTGTACAAATTGTTCTTGGACCGGAATAACATGACATGGGAAGAGTTTTCCTCTAGGGTTCGAACTTATCAGATCGGCTTCATGGGAGAGCCGAATGAAATGAAACCCGGCAAGGGTGAGTTTCATGAAAACCCAGATAGCTGTTTATGTCAAGCTAGAGGAATTGAAACAATTGAAGAGAAAAACAGGAAAGATGCTGTTGAAATGAGTGATGAATATCAGTCTATAGAGGATCCAGATTGGATTGATGTTGATTACTTATATAAAATTGAAGAGTTCATGTCAGATTAA
- the LOC128291867 gene encoding uncharacterized protein LOC128291867, which produces MTTLKELKKLIFSLKIRRKKSERNNTTTTIHLHGSNGFYIGLKLIFWRKRRRVFSFISAISGCLLLLLFSSVYFPPPTANNLFLPRHSSVRHVVNVREALEYNFEAMFQVPVQLRAKRSMYSVLMACFDLNISF; this is translated from the exons ATGACGacgttgaaggagttgaaaaagCTTATTTTTTCTCTGAAAATCAGAAGAAAGAAGAGTGAACGTAATAATACTACTACTACCATCCATCTTCATGGCTCAAACGGCTTTTACATTGGCCTTAAGCTTATTTTCTGGCGGAAGCGCCGCCGTGTCTTCTCATTCATCTCCGCCATCTCCGGTTGTCTCCTCCTCTTACTTTTCTCCTCCGTTTACTTTCCTCCGCCTACCGCCAACAATCTCTTCCTTCCCCGTCACTCTTCCGTTCGTCAC GTGGTGAATGTAAGAGAAGCTTTGGAGTACAATTTTGAGGCAATGTTTCAAGTTCCGGTGCAATTACGAGCTAAACGTTCTATGTATTCAGTTTTGATGGCTTGTTTCGATCTTAATATCAGCTTTTGA